One part of the Dunckerocampus dactyliophorus isolate RoL2022-P2 chromosome 11, RoL_Ddac_1.1, whole genome shotgun sequence genome encodes these proteins:
- the LOC129189679 gene encoding protocadherin beta-16-like: MRVNSKSQTFLFKSFWNYRKRIIKRGGVVLFTGYIAELFFCKMPARGSVADARWRWPSFHAPQQQLGLLMCIFYLVSTVGGQIRYSIPEEMKKGSVIGNVAQDLGLDMKRLRSGRARIVTGENIQYTELRTDKGLLVVNERIDREQLCGDVTPCSFSFEVILENPLELHRIIVEVFDINDHAPVFAQKDKSLIFEISESTAIGVQFPLQGAEDQDVGQNALQNYILSPNDNFILNQHANPDGSKYVEMVLQKPLDRERHPRLSLKLIAVDGGTPQRSGTVNIEINVLDANDNRPVFNQSEYKASVTENAMKGTSIITVNATDADSGSYGLITYSLSKMKGSAANLFHIDENTGTIYVSGEIDYEKDRKFEVRVEAKDQGGLTGTSKVIFDVIDVNDNAPIVNIMSFSSPLSEDSPLGTTIAILNIKDADSDRNGQIKCSIDRKMPFKLETSLTNYYNLISDQYFDRESVSEYNITITATDFGTPPLSSSTKLHLRISDINDNAPLFDKNIYSAYVSENNSPGISIFAVTARDADWNQNARISYLLEDTQISGSPVSTYVSLNSETGVLSAVRSFDYEQIKHVDLVIKAQDGGSPPLSSNVSVRILIQDQNDNAPQVLYPVQTGGSMLAEMVPRSADVGYLVTKVVAVDVDSGQNAWLSYKVHKATDRALFEVGLHNGEIRTVRQVTDKDAVKQRLTVLVEDNGQPSRSATVIVNVAVADSFPEVLSEFTDFSMHDKEYNDKLTFYLVLALAVVSFLFITCLLLIISVKVYRWRQSRILYHSSLPVIPYYPPRYSDTLGTGTLPHVYNYEVCRTTDSRKSDMKNMQAMSQSLVSVDGADADMPHATKQLSGDCSQMSTLVS; the protein is encoded by the coding sequence ATGCGAGTGAACAGCAAGAGCCAAACGTTTTTGTTTAAGTCGTTTTGGAACTACAGGAAACGGATAATTAAACGTGGAGGTGTCGTTTTATTTACTGGATACATTGCGGAGTTGTTCTTTTGCAAAATGCCAGCAAGAGGAAGCGTTGCTGACGCACGATGGAGATGGCCATCGTTTCATGCGCCACAACAGCAACTGGGACTGCTTATGTGCATCTTTTATTTGGTTTCCACGGTAGGTGGTCAGATTCGTTATTCTATCCCAGAGGAGATGAAGAAAGGCTCAGTGATTGGTAATGTGGCGCAAGATCTTGGTTTGGATATGAAAAGGTTGCGTTCGGGGCGGGCCCGCATCGTGACGGGAGAAAACATCCAGTACACCGAGCTGAGGACAGACAAAGGGCTTCTCGTCGTCAATGAGAGAATAGACCGAGAGCAGCTTTGTGGAGATGTGACGCCATGTAGCTTCAGCTTTGAGGTCATTTTAGAAAACCCGTTAGAACTGCACAGAATCATTGTTGAGGTTTTCGATATAAACGATCACGCTCCTGTCTTTGCACAGAAAGATAAATCTCTTATATTTGAAATAAGTGAATCTACTGCAATTGGAGTGCAGTTTCCCCTTCAGGGCGCAGAGGATCAAGATGTGGGGCAAAACGCATTGCAGAATTACATTTTGTCaccaaatgacaattttatacTGAATCAGCATGCAAATCCAGATGGCAGTAAATATGTTGAAATGGTGCTCCAGAAGCCTTTAGACAGAGAGCGACATCCCCGTTTGTCTTTAAAATTAATTGCAGTGGATGGAGGAACACCACAGAGGTCTGGTACtgtaaatatagaaataaacgTGCTAGATGCAAATGACAACAGACCAGTATTTAACCAATCAGAATACAAAGCCTCTGTCACGGAAAACGCGATGAAAGGAACTAGTATAATTACTGTAAATGCTACAGATGCTGACAGTGGTTCATATGGACTCATCACTTACAGTTTgtctaaaatgaaaggaagtgCAGCAAATCTATTTCATATTGATGAAAACACAGGCACAATTTATGTGTCTGGCGAAATAGACTATGAAAAGGACAGAAAGTTTGAAGTGAGGGTAGAAGCCAAGGATCAAGGTGGGCTGACTGGGACCAGTAAAGTTATATTTGATGTAATTGACGTAAATGACAATGCTCCAATTGtaaatataatgtcattttctaGTCCTCTGTCTGAAGATTCACCTCTTGGGACAACAATTGCAATTCTAAACATAAAAGATGCAGATTCTGACAGAAATGGACAAATAAAATGTTCCATAGATCGTAAAATGCCTTTTAAATTGGAGACGTCTTTAACAAATTATTATAATTTGATCTCAGATCAGTATTTTGATCGAGAGTCTGTCTCGGAATATAACATAACAATTACAGCCACTGATTTCGGAACACCTCCTCTTTCTAGTTCAACCAAGTTGCATCTTAGAATCTCAGACATAAATGACAATGCACCATTATTTGataaaaacatttattctgCTTATGTCTCAGAGAATAATTCTCCTGGTATTTCCATATTTGCTGTCACTGCTAGAGATGCTGATTGGAATCAAAATGCGAGAATATCTTATCTTTTAGAGGACACACAGATAAGTGGCAGTCCTGTTTCTACTTATGTTTCCTTAAATTCGGAAACTGGTGTTCTCAGTGCAGTTCGATCATTTGATTATGAGCAAATTAAACATGTAGACTTGGTGATCAAAGCTCAGGATGGAGGCTCCCCTCCTCTCAGCAGCAACGTGAGTGTTCGCATCCTGATCCAAGACCAGAACGACAACGCCCCCCAGGTCCTGTACCCGGTCCAGACGGGTGGTTCAATGCTGGCTGAAATGGTGCCTCGTTCAGCAGATGTGGGCTATCTGGTGACTAAAGTGGTGGctgttgatgtggactctggACAGAACGCCTGGCTCTCCTATAAAGTGCACAAAGCCACAGACAGGGCGCTGTTTGAAGTGGGCCTACACAATGGAGAAATAAGAACTGTCCGCCAAGTCACTGATAAAGATGCTGTCAAGCAAAGACTGACTGTTCTAGTGGAGGACAACGGGCAGCCCTCTCGTTCAGCTACAGTCATTGTTAACGTGGCGGTGGCAGACAGCTTCCCTGAAGTGCTGTCAGAGTTCACTGACTTTAGCATGCATGACAAGGAGTACAATGACAAGCTGACTTTTTACTTAGTCTTGGCTTTGGCTGTGGtctccttcctcttcatcacCTGCTTGCTGCTTATCATATCAGTCAAAGTGTACAGGTGGAGACAGTCTCGCATCCTGTACCACTCCAGCCTCCCAGTCATTCCATATTATCCACCACGTTACTCAGACACTTTGGGGACAGGGACTCTCCCACACGTGTACAATTACGAGGTGTGCAGGACCACTGACTCCAGAAAAAGCGACATGAAGAATATGCAAGCCATGAGTCAAAGTTTAGTGAGTGTGGACGGCGCTGATGCTGATATGCCGCATGCGACCAAGCAGCTATCAGGAGACTGTTCACAGATGTCAACTTTGGTGAGTTAA